In a genomic window of Occallatibacter riparius:
- a CDS encoding dipeptidase — protein MSSAAVAFARENHARFLDELKSLLRIPSISTLPEHAGDCRKAAETLAAEFRRIGMENVRLVETAHEGGHPMVYADWLHAAGKPTVLVYGHYDVQPVDPIDEWLSPPFEPTERDGNVYARGAVDDKGQVWMQVKALESLLATGGLPLNVRVLLEGEEEVGGEGIAEYVASKPADLKADFALVSDTEMFAPDLPTLCVGLRGMIYTELEVKGAKTDLHSGMYGGAAPNPFMALAHILAKLKDENGRILIPGFYDDVLPPSKEELAAWRSLPFDEEHYRQTEVGSKTLVGEEGYSVLERTWARPTLEVHGMPGGFTGAGAKTVIPAKALAKVSMRLVPNMTPAKAFEQYKAYVEKIAPAGVDVTVRLIHQGDACLIPVNNKYIQASVRAMHEVWGKDTVFIRSGGSIPIVGDFDRHLGLSSVMMGFGLPDDNLHAPNEKFNLKNFRLGIESLIRFLEEAAA, from the coding sequence ATGTCGTCAGCTGCAGTTGCCTTTGCGCGCGAAAACCATGCGCGATTCCTGGATGAGTTGAAGAGTTTGTTGCGGATTCCGTCGATTTCGACGCTGCCGGAGCACGCCGGCGATTGCCGCAAAGCCGCGGAGACGTTGGCCGCGGAGTTCCGGCGGATTGGGATGGAGAATGTGAGGCTCGTCGAGACCGCGCACGAGGGCGGGCACCCGATGGTCTATGCCGATTGGTTGCATGCGGCGGGCAAGCCGACGGTGCTGGTCTATGGGCACTACGATGTGCAGCCGGTAGATCCGATCGATGAGTGGCTCTCACCACCATTCGAACCGACTGAGCGGGATGGGAATGTGTACGCGCGCGGCGCGGTGGACGACAAGGGTCAGGTTTGGATGCAGGTGAAGGCGCTTGAGAGTCTGCTGGCAACGGGCGGACTACCGTTGAATGTGCGGGTGTTGCTCGAAGGCGAGGAAGAGGTTGGCGGCGAGGGCATTGCGGAGTACGTCGCGTCAAAGCCTGCCGATCTGAAGGCGGACTTCGCGCTGGTGAGCGATACCGAGATGTTCGCGCCTGACTTGCCCACTCTGTGCGTGGGACTGCGCGGCATGATCTATACCGAGCTTGAGGTGAAGGGCGCGAAGACCGATCTGCACTCCGGCATGTACGGCGGCGCGGCGCCGAATCCTTTCATGGCGCTGGCGCACATCCTCGCGAAGCTGAAGGACGAGAACGGGCGCATTCTGATTCCGGGCTTCTATGACGATGTGCTGCCGCCGAGCAAGGAAGAGCTTGCGGCGTGGAGGAGCCTGCCGTTCGACGAGGAGCACTATCGCCAGACCGAGGTGGGCTCGAAGACACTTGTAGGCGAAGAAGGCTATAGCGTCCTGGAGCGCACGTGGGCGCGGCCGACCCTGGAAGTGCATGGTATGCCGGGCGGATTTACGGGCGCTGGCGCGAAGACGGTGATTCCGGCGAAGGCGCTGGCGAAGGTCTCGATGCGCCTGGTGCCGAACATGACGCCGGCGAAAGCGTTTGAGCAGTACAAGGCGTATGTCGAAAAGATCGCGCCCGCAGGTGTAGATGTGACGGTTCGGCTGATTCACCAGGGCGATGCGTGTCTCATTCCGGTCAATAACAAGTACATCCAGGCAAGTGTGCGCGCCATGCACGAGGTTTGGGGCAAGGACACTGTGTTCATCCGTTCCGGAGGGTCGATTCCGATTGTGGGTGATTTCGACCGGCACCTTGGATTGTCGAGCGTGATGATGGGATTCGGCCTCCCCGATGACAATCTGCATGCGCCAAATGAGAAGTTCAATCTGAAGAACTTCCGGCTGGGGATCGAGTCGCTGATTCGCTTCCTGGAAGAAGCCGCGGCTTGA
- the mobA gene encoding molybdenum cofactor guanylyltransferase: MSALLSAEGFVLAGGQSSRMGRDKALLELAGKPLIFRALNTLRSAGLLAKIAGAKADLSPFSSVVPDEITDAGPLGGICSALEVAEADLIAFLPVDLPLIPASLIRILIEDAGLTGVAVTVPSLNGFAQTFPAVVRREASRVLRAELEAGRLGVFAAFRSLGVRVVPVEFVPLSDEHGWPAYRWFWNVNTPEDLARVESALSAG; encoded by the coding sequence GTGAGTGCGCTATTGTCGGCCGAAGGGTTCGTACTGGCGGGCGGCCAGTCGAGCCGCATGGGCCGGGACAAGGCTCTCCTCGAACTGGCCGGAAAGCCGCTCATTTTCAGGGCGCTAAACACGCTGCGGAGTGCGGGTCTGCTCGCGAAGATTGCGGGTGCAAAGGCAGACTTGAGCCCTTTTTCATCGGTAGTTCCGGATGAGATTACGGATGCGGGGCCGCTGGGTGGTATCTGCTCGGCGCTCGAAGTCGCGGAAGCCGACCTGATCGCGTTCTTGCCGGTCGACCTGCCGTTGATTCCTGCATCGCTGATTCGAATCCTGATCGAAGATGCAGGTCTGACTGGTGTGGCGGTGACGGTGCCTTCGCTGAACGGATTTGCCCAGACTTTTCCAGCGGTGGTGCGGCGGGAGGCGTCGCGCGTATTAAGGGCGGAACTGGAGGCCGGGCGCTTAGGCGTGTTCGCGGCGTTCCGTTCGTTGGGTGTGCGAGTTGTGCCGGTGGAGTTCGTCCCACTGAGCGATGAGCACGGCTGGCCTGCATATCGCTGGTTCTGGAATGTGAATACGCCGGAAGACCTCGCCAGAGTGGAATCTGCTTTGAGCGCCGGCTGA
- a CDS encoding ABC transporter ATP-binding protein: MSDLVNSGNGLKARAAEVAEPVIVFENVFISFSGRPVLEDVSYHVGKGQTLCILGRSGVGKSVSLRVLMGFLKPDAGSVRVEGQEITDLSETEMNALRRRITMVFQNGALFDSLTVRENVAFPLREQGGLEEDQIMQVVDRLLDLVGASDVEGLLPASLSTGRRRAVAIARALAAQPEIVLYDEPTTMVDPLIARRLGSIIQRLKSQLGYTSIVVTHDMRFAERLADLVLFLHQGKAHFFGPLKAFMESQDEAIQQFLTLDAYELPMD; encoded by the coding sequence ATGTCAGATCTGGTCAATTCGGGGAATGGGCTGAAAGCGCGCGCGGCGGAGGTCGCCGAGCCGGTCATCGTGTTCGAGAACGTCTTTATTTCGTTCAGCGGACGGCCGGTCCTGGAAGACGTGAGCTATCACGTCGGAAAGGGGCAGACGCTTTGCATCCTGGGCCGTAGCGGCGTGGGGAAATCGGTTTCGTTGCGGGTTTTGATGGGGTTTCTGAAGCCCGACGCGGGTTCGGTGCGGGTAGAAGGGCAGGAGATCACAGACCTGAGTGAGACGGAGATGAATGCGCTCCGCCGCCGGATCACAATGGTTTTCCAGAACGGCGCGCTGTTCGACTCGCTGACGGTGCGCGAGAACGTGGCGTTCCCGCTGCGAGAGCAGGGGGGCCTGGAAGAAGACCAGATCATGCAGGTGGTTGACCGGCTGTTGGATCTGGTGGGTGCATCGGATGTGGAGGGGCTGCTGCCGGCAAGCCTGTCAACGGGGCGCAGGCGTGCTGTGGCGATAGCCCGGGCGCTGGCGGCGCAGCCGGAGATCGTGCTCTACGACGAGCCGACCACGATGGTTGATCCGCTGATTGCGCGGCGGCTCGGCAGCATTATTCAGCGGCTAAAGAGCCAGCTTGGATACACCAGCATTGTGGTAACTCATGATATGCGGTTCGCGGAGCGGTTGGCGGACCTGGTGCTGTTCCTGCACCAGGGCAAGGCGCACTTCTTCGGACCGCTGAAGGCGTTCATGGAATCTCAGGATGAAGCAATCCAGCAATTTTTGACGCTCGATGCTTACGAACTGCCCATGGATTGA
- a CDS encoding sugar transferase — protein MVTSNSWQRIVATVSPAEWAQQSPDEAFGGYSAGAAKRLLDLSMAGLGLVVLFPLLAVIALAVKLDSRGSALFISRRLGRNGRVFQCWKFRTMTQDVQETRLGLWLRRHGLDELPQLINVIRGEMSVVGPKPLMASEFPKETASRLRRLQMMPGMTGLWAVSDAESSPLTPYISPDDVYRRNWSIWLDVIIVARSMGAAVVGH, from the coding sequence ATGGTTACGTCGAACTCATGGCAGAGAATCGTGGCGACGGTCAGTCCCGCGGAGTGGGCGCAGCAATCGCCGGATGAGGCTTTCGGCGGTTATTCCGCGGGGGCAGCCAAACGTCTGCTTGATCTGAGCATGGCGGGATTGGGACTTGTAGTGCTATTCCCGCTGCTGGCGGTCATCGCGCTTGCGGTGAAGCTGGATTCGCGAGGGTCCGCGTTATTCATCTCGCGGAGGCTTGGAAGGAACGGCCGCGTGTTCCAATGCTGGAAGTTCCGTACCATGACGCAGGACGTGCAGGAGACGCGGCTGGGACTCTGGCTGCGCCGGCACGGGCTTGACGAACTACCACAGTTGATCAACGTGATCCGCGGTGAGATGAGCGTCGTGGGGCCAAAGCCGCTGATGGCATCGGAGTTCCCGAAGGAAACGGCATCTCGCTTGCGGCGGCTGCAGATGATGCCGGGAATGACCGGATTATGGGCTGTATCGGATGCGGAGTCCTCTCCGCTTACACCCTACATCTCGCCCGATGATGTTTATCGCAGGAACTGGAGCATTTGGCTGGACGTGATAATCGTGGCTAGGAGCATGGGCGCGGCGGTGGTTGGCCATTAG
- a CDS encoding NAD+ synthase: MKIALAQIDPTIGDFTGNLAKIVEVSRRAAEQGARLAVFSELCVCGYLPADFLEKPSFLERCRTAVDELAAATRELPVAILVGAALKAPEGAGKPAVNAAFLIDKGQILLEQHKRLLPFYDVFDEQRYFSAGNSQKVVELDGVRLAVSVCEDAWNDKNFWPQPIYSIDPIEELMAQHPQIHINISASPYWHGKRAVRRRMLSAIAKRDGIPVMLSNQVGGNDSLICDGSSLAINAQGQLVAQAKSFDEDLLIVDPFTAPGIADPDEDDTEGAYHALVLGTRDYVRKCGFKKAIVALSGGIDSALVAAIAKDALGAENVLGIGMPSPYSSQGSIDDSKRLAANLRIRFEVIGISNLFSGFTEALEPFFAGKAADLTEENIQPRIRGTLLMALSNKLGALVLTTGNKSEMAVGYCTLYGDMVGALAVIGDLMKLRVYALCRWLNRDGEVIPEAILTKPPSAELRPGQMDTDSLPPYEVLDPILEAYVERYETPEAIAETHGFSRDIVQQVVRLVERSEYKRQQAAPVLKVTSKSFGMGRRFPIAVKVQV, translated from the coding sequence GTGAAGATTGCGCTGGCGCAGATTGATCCCACCATCGGTGATTTCACAGGAAATCTTGCGAAGATTGTAGAAGTCAGCCGGCGTGCGGCCGAACAGGGCGCGCGGCTGGCGGTGTTCTCAGAGCTATGCGTCTGCGGCTATTTGCCGGCGGATTTCCTGGAGAAGCCGAGCTTTCTGGAGCGGTGTCGCACTGCTGTGGATGAGCTTGCGGCTGCCACGAGAGAGTTACCGGTAGCAATCCTGGTGGGGGCGGCATTGAAGGCTCCCGAGGGAGCAGGCAAGCCGGCGGTGAATGCCGCATTCCTCATCGACAAGGGCCAAATTCTGCTGGAGCAGCATAAGCGCCTGCTGCCGTTCTACGATGTCTTCGATGAACAGCGCTACTTCAGCGCCGGGAACTCGCAGAAAGTAGTGGAACTGGATGGCGTGCGCCTCGCAGTGAGCGTTTGCGAGGACGCGTGGAACGACAAGAATTTCTGGCCGCAGCCTATCTACTCCATCGATCCCATAGAAGAGCTGATGGCGCAGCACCCGCAGATTCACATCAACATCTCGGCGTCGCCTTACTGGCACGGCAAGCGCGCGGTACGGCGCAGGATGTTATCCGCGATTGCGAAGCGCGATGGCATTCCGGTAATGCTTTCGAACCAGGTGGGTGGAAACGACAGCCTGATCTGCGACGGATCGTCCCTGGCGATCAATGCGCAGGGCCAACTGGTGGCGCAGGCGAAAAGCTTCGACGAGGACCTGTTGATCGTAGATCCATTTACGGCGCCGGGGATCGCCGATCCAGATGAGGACGACACCGAGGGCGCGTATCACGCGCTAGTGCTGGGCACGCGCGACTATGTGCGCAAATGCGGATTCAAGAAGGCGATTGTGGCGCTGAGCGGCGGCATCGATTCGGCGCTGGTGGCGGCTATCGCTAAGGATGCGCTGGGAGCGGAGAATGTGCTGGGTATTGGGATGCCAAGCCCATATTCTTCGCAAGGTTCGATCGACGACAGTAAACGGCTGGCTGCGAACCTGAGGATTCGCTTCGAAGTGATCGGCATCAGCAATTTGTTTAGCGGATTTACCGAGGCCTTGGAACCGTTCTTTGCCGGCAAAGCGGCGGACCTGACGGAGGAGAATATTCAGCCGCGCATTCGCGGAACGCTGTTGATGGCGCTGTCGAACAAGCTGGGCGCGCTGGTGCTGACCACGGGCAACAAGAGCGAAATGGCTGTGGGCTACTGCACGCTCTACGGCGACATGGTGGGAGCACTGGCGGTAATCGGGGACTTGATGAAATTGCGCGTGTATGCGCTGTGCCGCTGGCTCAATCGCGATGGCGAGGTAATTCCGGAGGCGATTCTCACCAAGCCGCCGTCGGCGGAACTGCGGCCGGGGCAGATGGATACGGACTCGCTGCCGCCCTACGAAGTACTCGATCCGATTCTCGAGGCATATGTCGAGCGGTACGAGACGCCCGAAGCAATTGCTGAGACTCACGGATTTTCGCGGGACATCGTCCAACAAGTGGTGCGGCTGGTCGAGCGGTCGGAGTACAAGCGGCAGCAGGCTGCGCCGGTATTGAAGGTTACGTCGAAGTCGTTCGGCATGGGGCGCAGGTTTCCCATTGCCGTGAAGGTTCAGGTATAA
- a CDS encoding DsbA family protein yields the protein MIRQLGRFASFAALAVSTTTFVAVAQQDQPKQVPPAPAQAQAPSAPAPTAEAPKFPPPDPKNFTADKPTKQDIDAFLTASWGYDQNRVWEVAAILKTPVEGLSKVVVYVGDKTGQQKPSAFGFFALPDGKHIIAGDDVYPFGAKPYVEARAKLQADANGPYRGAAEKTLELVEFADFQCPHCKEVQANMDKLATDYPKARIVFQNYPLERIHPQAKQAAEYGECVTKLGGNQAFFTFANAVFEGQDGLNTADGAQLTLNSAVTKAGLDPAKVDACSKTPETADAVEKSVKLAQDLNINQTPTLVINGRQVPIGAVPYDMIKKIIDYQAKMDGIGQ from the coding sequence TTGATTCGTCAACTTGGCCGTTTTGCCAGCTTCGCCGCGCTGGCCGTATCCACCACCACATTTGTGGCTGTCGCGCAGCAGGACCAGCCGAAGCAGGTTCCCCCGGCGCCGGCACAGGCCCAGGCACCCTCAGCACCCGCGCCCACAGCCGAGGCGCCCAAGTTTCCCCCGCCGGATCCGAAGAACTTTACGGCCGATAAGCCGACCAAGCAGGACATCGATGCCTTCCTGACGGCAAGCTGGGGCTACGATCAGAATCGCGTGTGGGAGGTGGCCGCGATCCTCAAGACTCCCGTGGAAGGCCTCAGCAAGGTAGTTGTTTACGTGGGCGACAAGACCGGGCAGCAGAAGCCGAGCGCCTTCGGGTTCTTTGCATTGCCTGACGGCAAGCACATTATTGCGGGCGACGACGTGTATCCGTTTGGCGCAAAGCCCTATGTGGAAGCGCGTGCGAAGCTGCAGGCCGATGCCAACGGGCCGTATCGCGGCGCTGCGGAAAAAACGCTCGAGCTGGTGGAGTTCGCTGACTTCCAGTGCCCGCACTGCAAGGAAGTGCAGGCCAACATGGACAAGCTGGCGACGGATTATCCAAAGGCTCGCATTGTCTTCCAGAACTATCCCCTGGAGCGCATTCATCCGCAGGCCAAGCAGGCGGCTGAGTACGGCGAGTGCGTAACCAAGCTCGGCGGCAACCAGGCGTTCTTCACGTTCGCGAATGCGGTGTTCGAGGGACAGGACGGCCTAAATACGGCGGACGGCGCGCAGTTGACTCTGAACAGCGCGGTCACAAAGGCGGGACTGGACCCCGCGAAGGTGGATGCCTGCTCGAAGACTCCGGAGACGGCGGACGCGGTTGAAAAGTCGGTGAAGCTGGCGCAGGATCTCAACATCAACCAGACGCCCACGCTGGTGATCAACGGGCGGCAGGTGCCGATCGGTGCGGTGCCGTACGACATGATCAAGAAGATCATCGACTACCAGGCAAAGATGGACGGGATCGGACAGTAG
- a CDS encoding cytochrome c family protein gives MSGTLRALGWRALMLIASTVAILAAGTVRMTSVASAERTEPPPPSAYAGDAACAQCHAQQASTYGVTPHAKDSAVADKHHILGSFSDEHNVLRTANPNLIIAMTREPNGFFQSGINISDPKHPTGEAERFDIVIGSGRHGQTYLYWDGDQLYELPVSYSTWKHEWAMSPGYPPDKVHFDRPVVPRCLECHSSYFQWLNPPANRFAKDSLVLGIGCERCHGPGALHVERERSAAPPPRGSEQEAIVNPASLTQERQMSLCSLCHAGAVAPIGAPMRFVAGDNIRNYLEILPPSPDAPVDVHGNQVGALEQSKCFGSGKLTCSTCHDVHRVQENADSLSNHCLTCHKMQTCGTYKKLGAYIQTRCVECHMPVQDSAKITFSEGTNTLRAELRSHRIAIYSDVSERVERRLQRK, from the coding sequence ATGAGTGGTACGCTGCGCGCACTCGGCTGGCGCGCTCTCATGTTGATTGCGTCCACGGTGGCGATCTTGGCGGCCGGAACGGTGCGCATGACTTCCGTCGCTTCAGCTGAGCGGACAGAACCGCCGCCACCGAGCGCCTACGCGGGTGATGCGGCATGTGCGCAGTGTCATGCGCAGCAGGCATCAACTTATGGTGTGACTCCGCATGCGAAGGATTCCGCAGTTGCTGACAAACACCATATTCTCGGCAGTTTCAGCGATGAACACAATGTGCTGCGTACAGCGAATCCCAACCTGATTATCGCCATGACCCGCGAGCCCAACGGATTCTTCCAGAGTGGCATCAACATCAGCGATCCGAAGCATCCCACGGGAGAGGCAGAGCGGTTTGACATCGTCATCGGCTCGGGACGCCACGGACAAACGTACCTGTACTGGGACGGGGATCAGCTCTACGAGCTCCCCGTTTCGTACTCGACCTGGAAGCATGAATGGGCGATGAGTCCGGGGTATCCGCCGGACAAGGTGCATTTCGACAGGCCGGTTGTGCCGCGTTGCCTTGAATGCCATAGCAGCTACTTCCAGTGGTTGAATCCTCCAGCGAATCGATTCGCGAAGGACAGCCTGGTGCTGGGCATTGGCTGCGAGCGGTGCCATGGCCCGGGGGCTCTGCACGTGGAGCGGGAGCGTTCTGCTGCTCCTCCGCCGCGCGGCTCGGAGCAGGAAGCGATTGTTAATCCGGCGAGCCTGACGCAGGAGCGGCAAATGAGTCTCTGCTCTCTGTGTCATGCGGGTGCAGTCGCTCCAATTGGCGCGCCGATGCGGTTTGTGGCTGGCGACAATATCCGCAATTATCTGGAGATTCTGCCGCCGAGTCCCGATGCGCCGGTGGATGTGCATGGCAATCAGGTGGGTGCTCTGGAACAGAGCAAGTGCTTTGGTTCCGGCAAGCTGACCTGCTCGACCTGCCACGATGTGCATCGGGTCCAGGAGAACGCGGATTCGTTATCCAACCATTGCCTGACCTGCCACAAGATGCAGACCTGCGGAACTTACAAGAAGCTGGGCGCGTATATCCAAACGCGGTGTGTGGAATGCCACATGCCGGTGCAGGATTCTGCGAAGATCACCTTCAGTGAAGGCACGAACACGCTGCGCGCCGAGTTGCGCTCGCATCGAATCGCGATCTATAGCGACGTCTCGGAGAGGGTGGAGCGCCGCCTGCAAAGAAAATGA
- a CDS encoding LolA-like protein, whose translation MKNLLRGVVAFSVFMGSVALSAQTADEVVSKHLEAIGGKDSIAQVKSMSMDTSVQVMGNDAPSSIVVVDGVGYKSETDFNGSKIIQCYNGKGGWTVNPMAGAADPTPMSDDEYKLGKDQIYVGGALYDYAARGSKVELVSKDADTYKIKVTPKDGTESVYTIDAKTYYVKSVAGKAPMQGQLVDLTTNFSDYRKTDGGFVIPYSMDIDFGGQFQLSITVKKVEVNKTIDPAIFEMPKAAAPASAPAK comes from the coding sequence ATGAAGAATCTACTTCGAGGCGTAGTGGCGTTTTCCGTTTTTATGGGTTCAGTCGCATTGAGCGCGCAGACTGCTGACGAGGTCGTCAGCAAGCACCTTGAGGCGATTGGCGGCAAAGACTCAATCGCGCAGGTAAAGTCGATGTCGATGGATACCTCGGTCCAGGTGATGGGCAATGATGCCCCGTCGAGCATCGTCGTGGTGGATGGTGTTGGCTACAAGTCGGAGACCGACTTTAACGGCTCGAAGATCATCCAGTGCTACAACGGCAAAGGCGGATGGACGGTGAACCCCATGGCCGGAGCGGCTGACCCCACCCCGATGAGCGACGACGAATACAAGTTGGGGAAGGACCAGATCTACGTCGGTGGCGCGCTTTATGACTATGCCGCCAGGGGCAGCAAGGTCGAGTTGGTCTCAAAGGATGCGGACACCTACAAGATCAAGGTGACGCCCAAGGATGGGACCGAGAGTGTGTACACGATCGACGCCAAGACATACTACGTGAAGTCTGTGGCAGGTAAGGCGCCGATGCAGGGGCAGTTGGTGGATTTGACGACGAACTTCTCCGACTACCGCAAGACGGATGGCGGCTTCGTGATTCCTTACTCGATGGATATCGATTTTGGCGGACAGTTCCAGCTCAGCATCACGGTGAAAAAAGTCGAAGTGAATAAGACGATCGATCCGGCGATCTTCGAAATGCCGAAGGCAGCCGCTCCGGCGAGCGCGCCGGCAAAATAG
- a CDS encoding HAD family hydrolase — protein METRIQEAIPKPQIAIAPGFMWDEQDAYLFDIDGTLLRSRDRIHVNSFAHSVQRILGFEVSLEGIALQGNTDTGILREACEQAGIPADVLQSQTAAILEAMCDRVTAQRHEMELVRMPGVEDALRHLAARGKLLGVATGNLEVIGWLKVEHAGLREWFRFGGFSDNFPVRSELIGHAAQKARELAGPTARVCVVGDTPRDIAAAHANSLPVIAVATGRSSFEELQALHPEACATTLADLLVYTRGNDESAT, from the coding sequence ATGGAGACCCGGATTCAAGAAGCCATACCGAAGCCACAGATAGCCATCGCCCCCGGTTTCATGTGGGACGAGCAGGACGCCTATCTGTTCGATATTGACGGCACTCTTTTGCGCAGCCGCGACCGCATTCACGTCAACTCTTTTGCCCACAGCGTCCAGCGCATCCTCGGCTTCGAGGTTTCGCTCGAAGGCATCGCGCTTCAGGGCAACACGGATACCGGCATTCTGCGCGAAGCGTGCGAGCAGGCCGGTATTCCAGCAGATGTGCTTCAGTCGCAAACTGCGGCCATTCTTGAAGCCATGTGCGACCGTGTCACGGCCCAGCGCCATGAGATGGAACTGGTGCGCATGCCCGGCGTTGAAGACGCGCTGCGCCATCTCGCGGCGCGCGGCAAGCTCCTTGGAGTCGCCACCGGTAACCTCGAAGTGATCGGCTGGCTCAAGGTGGAACATGCCGGTTTGCGCGAGTGGTTCCGGTTCGGCGGATTCAGCGATAACTTCCCGGTGCGCTCCGAGCTGATCGGGCACGCCGCTCAAAAGGCCAGAGAGCTGGCAGGGCCCACCGCACGCGTTTGCGTCGTGGGAGACACTCCGCGCGACATCGCAGCCGCACACGCCAATTCCCTTCCCGTAATCGCGGTTGCCACCGGCCGGTCGAGCTTTGAAGAGCTGCAAGCGCTTCATCCTGAAGCCTGCGCCACCACCCTCGCCGATCTTCTGGTATACACGCGCGGCAACGATGAGAGCGCCACATGA
- a CDS encoding helix-turn-helix domain-containing protein has protein sequence MRRELDSLVTQMHSSGIRYEDAVKEFKRQYLREVLISHRGNQCKAAEELGMHRNTLSRAMAELGLSLAEVRASLKRPPRSERPVFSAIRHGLRQG, from the coding sequence TTGAGACGAGAACTGGACAGCCTGGTAACACAGATGCATTCCAGCGGAATCCGCTATGAAGATGCTGTCAAGGAATTCAAGAGGCAATACCTCCGCGAGGTCCTGATTTCCCATCGCGGGAATCAATGCAAAGCCGCCGAAGAATTGGGTATGCACCGCAACACCCTCAGCCGCGCCATGGCTGAGCTGGGTCTCAGTCTCGCCGAAGTGCGCGCCAGCCTCAAGCGTCCGCCACGCTCCGAGCGTCCTGTATTCAGCGCGATACGCCACGGCCTTCGCCAGGGCTGA
- a CDS encoding CvpA family protein, whose translation MTAVDWGVVIILACAVLAGLAQGFFRSVCGLLGVILGLVTAAWNYGKVASLFLPLVKIPAVANTIAFLLIAIAVMAVIGLIGNLLAKTLRLLGLGWLDGLAGAVFGFFQGALLVIIGILVVVAFFPQAHWIADARLPRMFFGACHVSANVTPAELGERVRSGLRAWEAESPRWLHPGQS comes from the coding sequence ATGACGGCAGTCGATTGGGGAGTTGTCATTATCCTGGCGTGCGCAGTCCTTGCCGGACTGGCCCAGGGGTTCTTCCGTTCAGTCTGCGGACTGCTCGGTGTCATTCTCGGACTTGTCACTGCGGCCTGGAATTACGGAAAAGTTGCCTCTTTGTTTCTGCCGCTTGTCAAAATTCCGGCCGTTGCGAATACAATTGCCTTTCTGCTTATCGCAATTGCCGTGATGGCCGTTATCGGCCTGATCGGAAACCTGTTGGCCAAAACGCTTCGCCTGCTCGGTCTGGGGTGGCTCGACGGCCTTGCCGGCGCTGTGTTCGGCTTTTTCCAGGGAGCGTTGCTGGTCATCATCGGCATTCTGGTGGTTGTGGCATTTTTCCCGCAAGCCCACTGGATCGCAGATGCCCGGCTGCCGCGCATGTTCTTCGGAGCATGTCACGTGAGCGCCAACGTTACGCCGGCCGAGCTCGGCGAGCGGGTTCGTAGCGGATTGCGAGCGTGGGAGGCGGAGTCTCCGCGCTGGCTGCATCCGGGGCAGAGTTGA
- a CDS encoding phosphoribosylaminoimidazolesuccinocarboxamide synthase, which yields MSALIKTDLGNVPLLGRGKVRDLYAVGDNLLLVATDRISAFDHVLGTGIPGKGKILTQISLFWFDLLADIVPNHIISADVNDFPAELQPYRDQLEGRSMLVRRATMFPVECVARGYLAGSGWKEYKAEGTVCGIPLPAGLQDGSRLPEPIFTPATKSQDGAHDENIPFDRVAELVGPADANELRRLTMAIYAKAAAHAESRGLILADTKFEFGTVEDGSGGRRIILADEVLTPDSSRFWDGKLWHPGGAQASFDKQFVRDYLESIRWNKQAPAPSLPDDVAARTQEKYLEAFRLLTGRHLNL from the coding sequence TTGAGCGCCCTCATCAAAACTGATCTTGGAAACGTTCCTCTCCTTGGCCGCGGAAAGGTCCGCGATCTCTATGCTGTAGGCGACAATCTTCTGCTCGTCGCCACGGATCGCATCTCTGCATTCGATCACGTCCTGGGCACCGGAATTCCTGGCAAGGGCAAAATCCTCACGCAGATCTCGCTGTTCTGGTTCGACCTGCTCGCGGACATTGTTCCCAACCACATCATCTCCGCCGACGTGAACGACTTCCCTGCCGAGTTGCAGCCTTATCGCGATCAGCTTGAGGGCCGCTCCATGTTGGTCAGGCGCGCGACGATGTTCCCGGTTGAATGCGTGGCGCGCGGTTACCTGGCCGGCTCCGGCTGGAAGGAATACAAGGCCGAGGGCACCGTGTGCGGCATTCCGCTGCCTGCCGGTCTTCAAGACGGTTCGCGGCTGCCCGAACCGATCTTCACTCCCGCGACCAAAAGCCAGGACGGCGCACACGATGAAAACATTCCCTTCGACCGCGTTGCCGAGCTCGTTGGCCCCGCGGATGCCAACGAACTCCGCCGCCTGACCATGGCGATCTATGCAAAGGCTGCCGCACATGCCGAGTCGCGCGGCCTCATTCTCGCTGATACCAAGTTTGAATTCGGCACCGTCGAGGACGGATCCGGCGGCAGACGCATCATCCTGGCCGACGAAGTGCTCACTCCTGATTCTTCGCGCTTCTGGGATGGAAAGCTCTGGCATCCCGGCGGCGCTCAGGCCTCATTCGACAAACAGTTTGTACGCGATTATCTTGAGTCGATCCGCTGGAACAAGCAGGCGCCAGCTCCTTCGCTACCTGATGATGTGGCCGCTCGCACACAGGAGAAGTACCTCGAGGCGTTCCGGCTCCTCACTGGCCGGCATCTAAATCTCTGA